One Glycine max cultivar Williams 82 chromosome 3, Glycine_max_v4.0, whole genome shotgun sequence DNA window includes the following coding sequences:
- the LOC100804144 gene encoding cell adhesion molecule-related/down-regulated by oncogenes — protein sequence MRLHLLLLLLLLLLCFSAPHVRAQSSQARSLDAILQEYAFKALVKPKTGTIYNATTTQLPSNLTGVKIAALRLRSGSMRRRGFPSYNEFEIPKGVIAKPYVKRLVLVYQNLGNWSNSYYPLLPNYTYLAPVLGILAYNASNLSATNLPTLDVNASGDPIKVKFHHVKLPPLGAVAKCVCFDLQGSSNFTNVTGGNTCSSSSQGHFSIVVESSALPPPPPAVAPNENKTSSNKAGVIVGSVLAGLVFLVLLSFLVLWLLKYKQNKKIQQMERAADAGEALHMASVGDIKAPAATVTRTQPTLEHEYAP from the coding sequence atgaggcttcatcttcttctgcttcttcttcttcttcttctatgctTTTCTGCTCCTCATGTCAGGGCTCAGTCTAGCCAAGCCCGGTCCCTTGACGCAATTCTCCAAGAATACGCCTTCAAGGCTTTGGTCAAACCCAAAACAGGTACCATTTACAATGCAACAACAACTCAGCTTCCTTCCAATTTGACTGGGGTTAAGATTGCGGCATTGAGATTAAGGAGTGGCAGCATGAGGAGAAGGGGGTTTCCCAGTTACAACGAGTTTGAGATTCCCAAAGGGGTTATCGCCAAACCATATGTGAAGAGGCTGGTTTTGGTGTACCAAAATTTGGGGAATTGGTCCAACAGCTACTACCCTTTGTTGCCCAATTACACTTACTTGGCTCCAGTCCTGGGAATCTTGGCTTACAATGCCTCCAATTTGTCAGCTACTAATTTACCAACGCTCGATGTCAATGCCTCTGGTGACCCTATCAAGGTCAAGTTCCACCATGTCAAACTTCCTCCTCTTGGTGCTGTTGCAAAATGTGTTTGCTTTGATTTGCAGGGTTCATCCAATTTCACCAATGTAACAGGAGGCAACACTTGCTCCAGCTCCTCGCAGGGCCATTTTTCTATCGTCGTCGAGTCTTCTgctcttccaccaccaccaccagcaGTGGCTCCAAATGAGAACAAGACTAGTAGCAACAAGGCTGGGGTTATTGTGGGGTCTGTCTTGGCTGGACTTGTATTCTTAGTTTTGCTGAGTTTCCTTGTTTTGTGGCTGCTTAAgtacaaacaaaacaagaaaatacaACAGATGGAAAGGGCTGCAGATGCCGGAGAAGCGCTTCATATGGCCTCTGTTGGGGATATTAAAGCACCTGCTGCCACGGTTACTCGAACGCAGCCTACCCTTGAACATGAATATGCGCCCTGA